From one Candidatus Eisenbacteria bacterium genomic stretch:
- a CDS encoding HU family DNA-binding protein → MSKTKLAAELARRTGLSLKDAKAAIDALFSTLPKRGIIVGELVSRRKVQITGFGTFKTRKRKAREGRNPQTGERIKIPAARFPAFQAGKALKERVRA, encoded by the coding sequence ATGAGCAAGACGAAGCTTGCGGCGGAGCTTGCCAGAAGAACCGGGCTCTCCCTCAAGGATGCAAAGGCGGCCATAGACGCTCTTTTCAGCACTCTTCCCAAGCGCGGGATCATAGTTGGTGAGCTCGTGAGCCGGAGAAAAGTCCAGATAACGGGTTTCGGTACCTTTAAGACGAGGAAGCGAAAGGCCAGGGAGGGACGAAACCCCCAGACTGGAGAGAGGATCAAGATACCCGCGGCGAGATTCCCTGCGTTTCAGGCTGGGAAAGCACTCAAAGAGAGAGTCCGAGCCTGA
- a CDS encoding multiheme c-type cytochrome, whose product MIDSMRASFNNVVSVDAGDAFGGNSELEKRKAEVVLRCMGLMGYDALCVGELELELGTEFLLDAARETKVPLVNANLVYRRNGKTVVQPYLITKRGNVKVGIVGLIDNVLSVPPAASRPDSLVILDPVETAKKLIPSLKKKVDVVVVLAHMGIAKSTKLVNEVPQIDVLVIGHNTSVLIEPRKEGNALVMAGGAKAQYVGRLILKLEGKKGIISHEGTQVPLDGRIREGKLVLAVIQEYNKQEKKLTDERMRQEQEASLSRAGEDRYLGEGTCRRCHEGVDQKVSKMGHARAYETLTKTNSEGLTECLACHTTGYGEPTGFGKASSVELENVQCEACHGMGSAHKRDGSYKQVSEQKCLVCHTKDRSPDFNYKTYVKKISH is encoded by the coding sequence TTGATTGACTCTATGCGCGCGTCTTTCAATAACGTAGTCTCTGTGGATGCGGGTGACGCTTTCGGCGGCAACTCCGAGTTGGAGAAAAGGAAGGCCGAGGTTGTTCTCCGCTGCATGGGTCTCATGGGATACGATGCTCTGTGCGTCGGCGAGCTTGAACTGGAGCTCGGGACAGAATTCTTGCTTGATGCTGCGCGTGAGACAAAGGTCCCCCTGGTGAACGCCAATCTCGTTTACCGCAGGAACGGCAAGACAGTCGTTCAGCCCTACTTGATAACCAAGCGTGGCAACGTTAAGGTGGGCATAGTCGGTCTCATCGACAACGTGCTCTCCGTGCCCCCAGCGGCAAGCAGGCCCGACAGTCTGGTAATACTTGATCCCGTAGAGACCGCAAAGAAGCTGATACCTTCTCTGAAGAAGAAAGTGGACGTAGTGGTGGTGCTTGCCCACATGGGCATCGCCAAGAGCACGAAGCTGGTCAACGAAGTCCCCCAGATCGACGTCCTTGTGATCGGTCACAACACGAGCGTTCTCATCGAGCCGCGCAAGGAAGGTAATGCCCTGGTCATGGCGGGTGGGGCGAAGGCGCAGTACGTGGGCCGTCTGATCCTGAAACTGGAGGGCAAGAAGGGCATAATATCTCACGAAGGAACACAAGTGCCGCTCGACGGCAGAATACGTGAGGGTAAACTCGTACTGGCAGTCATCCAAGAGTACAACAAGCAGGAAAAAAAACTGACGGACGAAAGAATGCGACAGGAGCAGGAAGCGTCTCTGTCCAGAGCGGGCGAAGATCGCTACCTCGGTGAGGGGACGTGTAGACGATGCCACGAAGGTGTAGACCAGAAGGTGTCAAAGATGGGGCACGCTCGCGCATACGAGACTCTCACGAAGACGAACAGTGAGGGTTTGACGGAGTGTCTGGCCTGTCATACGACCGGCTACGGAGAGCCCACCGGATTTGGCAAGGCTTCTTCTGTCGAGTTGGAGAATGTGCAATGTGAGGCTTGTCACGGCATGGGTAGCGCTCACAAGAGGGACGGAAGCTACAAGCAGGTGAGCGAACAGAAGTGTCTTGTGTGCCACACGAAGGATAGAAGCCCCGATTTCAACTACAAGACGTACGTGAAGAAGATTTCGCACTGA
- a CDS encoding ROK family protein: protein MSSSRENPIAIGVDVGGTYIKVALVAEGPRVLGRRLLPMSPKEAPEAVVARLSGAVRELGREAQIELPSIGIGCAGLIDTRLGIVKISPNLPGWRDTPLAGLLSQELRVKVTLDNDANVFSVAEGFYGAAKDATNAVFVTLGTGVGGGLKLNGEMYTGSCGFAGEIGHVTIDPDGPICSCGNRGCLESFAGSGQIVRRARTLIQEEGKQKEWEVMGLGSLDDLTARDLGEAAKEGNEIAERVFAEAGEYIGIALAGAINLLNPEIVVIGGGVSNAGEPLFRAVKATVTRRAIAPSSKCVEIVPARFGNDAGVIGAAMMVLTSEED from the coding sequence ATGTCATCTTCACGCGAGAACCCCATTGCAATCGGTGTGGATGTCGGTGGCACGTACATCAAGGTTGCTCTGGTTGCCGAGGGTCCCAGAGTCCTCGGCCGGCGCCTTCTCCCCATGAGTCCCAAAGAAGCACCCGAAGCAGTCGTAGCAAGACTCTCTGGTGCAGTGAGAGAACTTGGACGTGAAGCGCAAATAGAGCTGCCGTCAATAGGCATCGGGTGCGCGGGTCTAATCGATACACGCCTTGGAATAGTCAAGATCTCACCTAACCTCCCGGGTTGGCGAGACACACCGCTCGCGGGCCTGCTTTCTCAAGAGCTTCGCGTCAAGGTCACGCTGGACAACGACGCCAATGTCTTCAGTGTCGCCGAAGGTTTCTATGGGGCCGCGAAGGACGCAACTAACGCCGTGTTCGTGACACTGGGAACCGGAGTCGGGGGAGGACTCAAGCTCAACGGTGAAATGTACACCGGCAGTTGCGGTTTTGCCGGGGAGATCGGCCACGTCACAATTGATCCGGACGGGCCGATCTGTTCGTGTGGCAACAGAGGTTGTCTTGAGAGTTTTGCCGGAAGCGGGCAAATCGTACGCAGAGCGAGAACTTTGATACAGGAGGAGGGTAAACAGAAGGAGTGGGAGGTTATGGGTCTCGGGTCTCTGGACGATCTGACTGCAAGAGACCTTGGCGAGGCGGCGAAGGAAGGTAACGAGATCGCGGAAAGAGTGTTCGCAGAAGCCGGCGAGTACATTGGCATAGCGCTTGCGGGCGCAATAAACCTCCTCAATCCCGAGATCGTAGTAATAGGCGGCGGGGTGTCGAACGCCGGCGAGCCACTGTTCCGGGCGGTGAAGGCCACCGTGACCAGGAGAGCGATTGCGCCCTCCAGCAAGTGCGTCGAGATAGTACCTGCGCGGTTTGGTAATGACGCGGGAGTCATTGGCGCAGCCATGATGGTGTTGACGAGCGAGGAAGACTGA
- the tsaB gene encoding tRNA (adenosine(37)-N6)-threonylcarbamoyltransferase complex dimerization subunit type 1 TsaB — MIIAIETSATFGSVAAVEEGSLRAEECMFVPQGHCESVLPMLERMLSQAGIEMSSADAIAVSLGPGSFTALRIGLSTAKALSFSLGKPLVGVGTLDVIAYNVVGLCQYVCPIIDAKRGEVFYSLYRDGIGRQEKLVECRAAHPEKAAIELCSLLATMAEGNVAFLGDGVGLCREFVETRIGGRSLFPPYHLGIPRASCVGMLALDLLRQGKIEDVERVEPIYVRRSDAELRKERI, encoded by the coding sequence ATGATAATCGCAATCGAGACGTCCGCCACCTTCGGTAGTGTGGCGGCGGTGGAAGAAGGAAGCCTGCGTGCCGAGGAGTGCATGTTCGTACCTCAGGGACACTGCGAGAGCGTCCTTCCGATGCTCGAAAGGATGCTCTCCCAAGCCGGCATAGAGATGTCGTCGGCAGACGCCATCGCCGTCTCGCTCGGCCCCGGCTCTTTCACCGCACTCCGCATAGGATTGAGCACTGCCAAGGCACTTTCGTTTTCCTTGGGCAAGCCGCTCGTGGGAGTGGGGACACTCGACGTCATTGCCTACAATGTTGTCGGCCTCTGCCAGTACGTTTGTCCCATCATAGACGCCAAGAGGGGAGAGGTTTTTTATTCTCTCTACCGGGACGGGATCGGCCGGCAGGAGAAGCTCGTGGAATGCCGGGCTGCTCACCCCGAGAAGGCTGCTATTGAGCTTTGTTCGCTTCTTGCGACGATGGCCGAAGGCAACGTGGCGTTTCTCGGCGATGGAGTCGGCCTTTGCCGCGAGTTTGTCGAAACGAGAATCGGAGGGCGGTCTCTTTTTCCTCCGTATCATTTAGGCATCCCGCGAGCCTCTTGCGTGGGAATGCTTGCGCTGGACTTACTGAGACAGGGTAAGATCGAAGATGTAGAAAGGGTGGAGCCAATCTATGTCAGGCGTTCGGACGCAGAACTCAGAAAGGAGCGAATATGA
- the accD gene encoding acetyl-CoA carboxylase, carboxyltransferase subunit beta: MVEDSEKELSWFERTSEGLRPKKKREMPDGLWTKCEKCQEFIYHKELERNHWVCRKCGYHFRISGWAYINLLGDDGAFEEFFSDIVSGDPLKFRDSKRYVERIKQAQEKTGLREAVTTGRASVGGHPTGLAAMDFSFMGGTLASAVGEKITLLVEYCLTSKIPLIIVSTSGGARMQEGILSLMQMAKVSVALAMLARKGIPFISILTNPTTAGVSASYASLGDVIIAEPGALIGFAGPRVIEQTINQELPPGFQRSEFVLEHGMIDMIVERKELKSTVVGLLNLFWKSTRLWEKNEGNGV; encoded by the coding sequence TTGGTCGAAGATAGCGAGAAAGAACTTTCTTGGTTCGAGAGAACAAGCGAAGGGCTCAGGCCCAAGAAGAAGCGGGAGATGCCGGACGGTCTCTGGACGAAGTGTGAAAAGTGCCAGGAGTTCATCTATCACAAAGAACTGGAGAGAAACCACTGGGTGTGTCGCAAGTGTGGTTATCATTTCAGAATCTCTGGATGGGCCTACATCAACCTCTTGGGTGACGACGGTGCTTTCGAGGAGTTTTTCTCCGATATAGTATCGGGTGATCCGCTCAAGTTCCGTGATTCCAAACGCTACGTGGAAAGAATCAAACAGGCACAGGAAAAGACAGGGCTCAGGGAGGCGGTGACCACCGGTCGCGCCTCTGTGGGGGGGCATCCGACTGGATTGGCTGCCATGGATTTTTCCTTCATGGGCGGCACGCTGGCGTCGGCCGTGGGCGAGAAGATCACGCTCCTGGTCGAATACTGCCTGACATCCAAGATTCCTCTCATCATCGTTTCGACGTCTGGCGGGGCGCGCATGCAGGAAGGAATACTGTCTCTGATGCAAATGGCCAAAGTCTCCGTTGCCCTCGCCATGCTTGCCCGGAAGGGAATCCCCTTCATTTCGATCCTCACGAATCCCACGACTGCCGGCGTCTCTGCAAGCTATGCCTCACTCGGTGACGTCATCATAGCGGAGCCTGGCGCCCTGATAGGCTTCGCCGGACCGAGAGTCATCGAGCAAACCATAAACCAGGAGCTTCCCCCGGGTTTTCAGAGGTCTGAGTTTGTCCTGGAACATGGCATGATAGACATGATCGTGGAGCGAAAAGAACTCAAGTCGACAGTCGTGGGATTGCTGAATCTCTTTTGGAAGAGCACGCGCCTGTGGGAGAAAAATGAGGGGAACGGAGTATGA
- a CDS encoding putative LPS assembly protein LptD, producing the protein MPLSPGVATAQGADPKTSQDSAQTTVTAPLQKPATTESAQDSAQAEEEIPFQISADNLKGQGETGEDFLLLEGNVRIVHGTTAATGATGIYFRNSRIATLGGGVRIVDGETIMNSRRATYSLETQVATLQENVHIKNADVTLTGAVAEFRRRENVAVVSGNVTMVDSTRKIDADRIVYHRDTELVEATGNVTAFDRPNDATVTGGQALYNRNTKVALVTSSPKLVSTDKKGKQTVVVGEEMEFLMDKDIFKARGSVHINREDMEATCQLAEFFRNENRAALSGQPRAWDKDGEILGDSLELLTDGDQIRTVKVFENAQVFYRAPAGQEAETSLVRGDSIRILMDNEEVKEVFVYGHAHSEYFSAAGRKPTSNTADGETLHLEVRDRKPYKATFDGVTSGKYHFSTASGDSMKQEEVEYSSKKKIEFFVGEHLINLTGQAELKYKNLRLIAEQVAFDSDKQSLEATGEPILWEGEQKVTGDRMTYSLESARGTIFHGNTRFQKGFYTGDQIRKVGDKILDVRVGDYTTCELKEPHYHFTGTRMKVYANDKVIVKPLILYVRKIPVLALPFYVFPIKPGRHSGFLIPQVEFGLSSNKGRFIRNAGYYWAVNEYADATAWIDYYESSPRWIGYLEGRYEVRYKLSGYLNTSYSRNEGLGTSQWDLRGSHLQKLGEGLDLSMEGDFVSDKTYRLDRGLGRDFVQRMNQILRSKMSLTKRWASAQLTGAYDRTDYMNTDPTDGVNELTRSELRPKVSLSLQSKAIGRASKGGKDKGWLPWLSSMYLSASSVLVSESKKYELSEDTHSGMSTRLSLRDARKLFGILNVSPGLSYTENWYDKDLLGNKYERSGVWSASMTGSATLYRVFMPRLGPLDGIRHSLSPSLQFSYQPDFPEYSYVDEYGTRRSRFPSFSSISTSWSKSQLLSMALSNRFQAKLKWKDRVIKLDDLLDLNVSTSYDFLYKEKNNSQAFSNINTSVRLKPTNNLSSELFLTHDPVKFHMTSMSLVSNVSFQTGGKAGGGEEPEEAAPGERVLEGESAAQGVDEDTGDTEEKGISLPPLQGAFTFSYNRGEDRASASYWVDGNAGFDLSPNWRVQYSAHYDLKDKEIISQRFSLYRDLHCWEAYFTRVFSGQKWEYYFKINIKAHKEIYVERGTAQ; encoded by the coding sequence ATGCCGCTCTCTCCCGGTGTCGCCACGGCTCAGGGAGCCGACCCAAAGACGTCCCAGGATTCTGCTCAGACGACCGTCACAGCGCCTCTCCAGAAACCTGCCACGACCGAATCTGCACAGGATTCGGCTCAAGCAGAGGAAGAGATACCCTTCCAGATCTCCGCCGACAACCTGAAGGGGCAAGGAGAGACCGGGGAGGACTTTCTTCTTCTTGAAGGTAATGTTCGCATCGTGCATGGCACCACGGCGGCAACCGGCGCGACGGGGATATACTTCCGCAATTCACGGATAGCCACGCTCGGCGGCGGCGTGAGGATCGTTGACGGAGAGACCATAATGAATTCTAGGAGAGCCACATATTCTCTCGAGACTCAGGTGGCCACGCTTCAGGAGAACGTTCACATCAAGAACGCCGACGTCACCCTGACCGGTGCGGTGGCCGAGTTTCGCAGGAGAGAAAACGTGGCTGTGGTCTCGGGAAATGTCACCATGGTGGACAGCACGAGGAAGATTGACGCGGACAGGATCGTCTACCACAGGGACACCGAGCTGGTCGAGGCAACGGGCAACGTCACGGCCTTTGACAGGCCGAACGACGCCACCGTCACAGGCGGCCAGGCGCTGTACAACAGAAACACGAAGGTTGCACTGGTTACCTCAAGCCCGAAGCTGGTCTCCACCGACAAGAAGGGAAAGCAAACGGTCGTCGTTGGAGAGGAAATGGAATTCCTGATGGACAAGGATATCTTCAAGGCCAGAGGCAGCGTTCACATAAATCGTGAGGACATGGAAGCCACCTGCCAACTGGCGGAGTTCTTCAGGAACGAGAACAGAGCAGCGCTGTCCGGACAGCCGCGTGCGTGGGACAAAGATGGAGAAATTCTGGGGGATTCGCTCGAACTTCTCACGGACGGAGATCAGATCCGCACCGTCAAGGTCTTTGAAAATGCGCAGGTTTTCTACAGAGCGCCCGCCGGCCAAGAGGCCGAGACGAGTCTTGTGCGCGGAGACTCCATACGCATCCTGATGGACAACGAGGAAGTCAAAGAGGTTTTTGTTTACGGACACGCGCACAGCGAATACTTCTCCGCCGCAGGGCGCAAGCCCACCTCGAACACCGCAGACGGCGAGACGCTGCACCTGGAGGTCCGTGACCGAAAGCCCTACAAGGCGACGTTTGATGGAGTGACTTCAGGAAAGTACCATTTCTCCACTGCCTCGGGCGACAGCATGAAACAAGAAGAGGTCGAGTATTCAAGTAAGAAGAAAATAGAGTTCTTCGTGGGCGAACACCTCATAAACCTCACGGGTCAGGCAGAACTCAAGTACAAGAATCTCAGGCTGATAGCCGAGCAGGTGGCGTTTGATTCCGACAAGCAGAGCCTCGAGGCCACGGGAGAGCCCATCCTCTGGGAAGGCGAGCAGAAGGTTACGGGCGACAGAATGACGTATTCCCTGGAGAGCGCAAGGGGCACCATATTCCACGGAAACACGAGATTTCAGAAGGGATTCTACACGGGTGATCAGATTCGGAAGGTGGGGGACAAGATCCTCGACGTCAGGGTGGGTGACTACACAACCTGCGAGCTCAAGGAGCCGCACTATCATTTCACAGGCACTCGAATGAAGGTCTACGCAAACGACAAGGTGATCGTGAAGCCGCTCATTCTCTACGTAAGGAAGATTCCCGTCTTGGCTCTGCCGTTCTATGTATTTCCCATAAAACCGGGAAGGCATTCAGGTTTTTTGATTCCCCAGGTGGAGTTCGGCTTGAGCTCGAACAAGGGTAGGTTTATCAGAAATGCCGGCTACTACTGGGCCGTCAATGAGTACGCCGATGCCACGGCCTGGATTGACTACTACGAGAGCTCACCTCGCTGGATTGGATATCTCGAGGGGCGCTACGAGGTTCGCTACAAACTGTCGGGCTACCTCAACACCTCATACTCACGGAATGAGGGTCTCGGCACCTCCCAGTGGGACCTCAGGGGCAGTCACCTCCAGAAGTTGGGGGAAGGACTCGATCTTTCCATGGAAGGGGATTTCGTCAGCGACAAGACCTACAGACTGGATAGGGGATTAGGAAGGGACTTCGTGCAGCGCATGAACCAAATATTGCGCTCGAAAATGTCTCTAACGAAGCGCTGGGCCTCAGCGCAGCTCACCGGCGCCTACGATAGAACAGACTACATGAACACTGACCCGACCGACGGCGTGAACGAGCTGACGAGGTCGGAGTTGAGACCCAAGGTGAGTCTGTCGTTACAGAGCAAGGCGATTGGCAGGGCCTCCAAGGGCGGGAAGGACAAGGGGTGGCTTCCCTGGCTGAGTAGCATGTATCTCAGCGCGTCTTCAGTGCTCGTTTCGGAATCCAAGAAATATGAATTGAGTGAGGACACTCATTCCGGGATGAGTACGCGTCTGAGCTTGAGGGACGCGAGAAAGCTGTTCGGGATTCTCAACGTTTCCCCAGGGTTGTCGTACACCGAGAATTGGTATGATAAGGATCTCCTTGGAAACAAGTATGAGCGTTCGGGCGTCTGGAGCGCTTCAATGACAGGAAGTGCCACGCTCTATCGTGTCTTCATGCCGAGGCTTGGCCCACTCGACGGAATCAGGCACTCTCTCTCGCCCAGCCTCCAGTTTTCCTACCAGCCCGATTTTCCGGAGTACAGTTATGTCGACGAGTACGGCACCAGACGAAGCCGTTTTCCCAGTTTCAGCTCGATCTCGACTTCGTGGAGTAAGAGCCAGCTTCTCTCAATGGCGTTGAGCAACCGCTTCCAGGCAAAATTGAAATGGAAGGACAGGGTGATAAAGCTGGACGACCTTCTGGATCTTAATGTCTCCACTTCCTACGATTTTCTGTACAAAGAAAAGAACAATTCACAGGCCTTTTCGAACATAAACACTTCTGTGAGATTGAAACCCACAAACAACCTGTCCTCGGAACTATTTCTGACCCACGATCCCGTGAAGTTCCACATGACCAGTATGAGTCTTGTTTCTAACGTTTCCTTCCAGACCGGAGGAAAAGCGGGTGGTGGGGAAGAACCGGAGGAGGCGGCCCCTGGAGAGCGTGTTCTGGAAGGGGAGAGCGCAGCGCAGGGAGTTGATGAGGACACTGGGGACACTGAGGAAAAGGGTATTTCCCTGCCTCCGCTGCAGGGCGCCTTCACCTTCAGCTATAACCGCGGCGAGGACAGGGCGAGCGCCAGCTATTGGGTCGACGGCAATGCAGGCTTCGATCTTTCTCCCAACTGGCGGGTCCAGTATTCCGCACACTATGACTTGAAAGATAAGGAGATCATCAGCCAGAGATTCTCGCTCTACAGGGACCTCCATTGTTGGGAAGCGTATTTCACGAGAGTGTTCTCGGGGCAAAAGTGGGAGTATTACTTCAAGATCAACATCAAGGCACACAAAGAAATCTACGTAGAGCGTGGGACGGCCCAGTAG
- a CDS encoding bifunctional folylpolyglutamate synthase/dihydrofolate synthase — MRGTEYDRLVGRFYSLQKRGMKFSLDGTRTLLKTVGRPERHFPSVLVAGTNGKGSTCSLIASILKAAGYNVGLYTSPHLIDFRERIRISGECIARNEAGELLRFLVPIAEKGGHSFFETITALAFKHFKDTKVELVVAEVGLGGRLDSTNVLSPLVSIITGIAVEHSSILGTTLRAIAAEKAGIMRKGRPVVTGARGEALEALAEISTSLASPLSVVGRDIRLRSRFVSRAGTVFSATASSARRSPTRRGPQPGNVHAADGCEYKTRWTDLYLRLRGKRQIRNAGCALLACSHLENRGITIGKEAIEAGLRDAEWPGRLEERGWKPLVLLDVAHNPDAGNALSEALATIYRGKNVVAVVGMVQDKDHKTFLKRLLPRVRHVVFTQASTPRALPACELKSKGPSTFSKWSVKDSVPRALDEAFSLAGDDELVCVTGSFYTVGEAMDCLGIGVRECI, encoded by the coding sequence ATGAGGGGAACGGAGTATGACAGGCTGGTCGGGCGCTTTTACTCTCTCCAAAAGAGAGGAATGAAGTTTAGCCTGGACGGCACAAGGACGTTACTCAAGACAGTCGGCAGGCCGGAACGACACTTTCCCTCTGTTCTCGTGGCTGGCACAAACGGCAAGGGTTCAACGTGCTCTCTCATCGCCTCGATACTCAAAGCCGCCGGTTACAACGTCGGCCTCTACACGTCTCCCCACCTCATCGACTTCAGAGAGAGGATAAGAATCTCAGGCGAGTGCATTGCCAGGAATGAAGCCGGAGAGTTGCTGAGATTTCTTGTTCCCATCGCCGAAAAGGGCGGGCATTCCTTCTTCGAGACGATCACCGCACTTGCCTTCAAACATTTCAAGGACACAAAGGTGGAGCTTGTTGTTGCAGAAGTGGGACTCGGAGGGAGACTGGACTCCACGAACGTCCTGAGCCCGCTGGTTTCGATCATTACCGGGATTGCCGTAGAGCACAGTAGTATCCTGGGCACCACGTTGCGCGCGATCGCCGCTGAAAAGGCGGGGATAATGCGGAAAGGGCGCCCGGTCGTCACCGGTGCCCGAGGTGAGGCGCTTGAGGCGCTCGCCGAAATATCTACTTCTCTCGCCTCACCACTTTCTGTAGTGGGCAGGGACATAAGGCTCAGGTCGCGTTTTGTGTCGCGAGCGGGCACGGTCTTTTCCGCCACCGCCTCATCGGCGCGTCGCAGCCCGACACGTCGCGGCCCACAACCGGGTAATGTTCACGCCGCCGATGGTTGCGAGTACAAAACCCGCTGGACCGACCTTTACTTACGTCTGAGAGGTAAGCGCCAGATCAGGAACGCGGGCTGCGCGCTTCTCGCTTGCTCGCATCTGGAAAACCGCGGGATCACAATAGGCAAAGAGGCCATCGAGGCAGGCTTGAGAGACGCCGAGTGGCCAGGAAGGCTCGAAGAACGGGGATGGAAGCCGCTTGTTCTTCTTGACGTCGCCCACAATCCCGATGCCGGGAATGCGCTGAGTGAAGCCCTGGCCACAATCTACCGGGGTAAGAACGTGGTGGCGGTAGTGGGTATGGTTCAGGACAAGGACCACAAGACATTTCTGAAACGCCTCTTGCCCCGCGTCAGGCACGTAGTGTTCACGCAAGCCTCCACTCCCCGGGCGCTTCCTGCGTGCGAACTCAAGAGCAAGGGGCCGTCCACATTCTCCAAATGGAGCGTGAAGGACAGCGTGCCCCGGGCCCTCGATGAGGCCTTCTCTCTTGCCGGCGACGATGAGCTTGTATGTGTGACGGGCTCCTTCTATACTGTTGGCGAAGCGATGGATTGTCTGGGAATTGGCGTCAGGGAGTGCATTTAG
- the rimI gene encoding ribosomal protein S18-alanine N-acetyltransferase produces the protein MSGVRTQNSERSEYETPGLLIRPMRIEDVDEIGLMERLIFPSPWSRQAFVDEIKEGAGTLSLVARLEGLLAGYLVAWFVLDEAHLGNIAVNPELRRRQVATGLMKRLIEEADARMVTRMTLEVRVSNVGAIRLYRNFGFRAVSMRRGYYVDNREDAFVMLRDKTVPVDEV, from the coding sequence ATGTCAGGCGTTCGGACGCAGAACTCAGAAAGGAGCGAATATGAGACTCCCGGCCTCCTCATCAGGCCAATGCGAATCGAGGATGTCGACGAGATCGGGCTGATGGAGCGCCTGATATTTCCATCTCCCTGGTCAAGGCAGGCCTTCGTGGATGAGATCAAGGAGGGGGCGGGAACTCTATCTCTTGTTGCACGATTGGAAGGATTGCTTGCAGGGTACCTTGTCGCTTGGTTCGTGCTCGACGAAGCCCATCTGGGTAACATTGCCGTCAATCCGGAACTGAGACGAAGACAAGTAGCCACCGGGCTCATGAAGAGATTGATCGAAGAAGCCGACGCGCGCATGGTTACGAGGATGACTCTGGAAGTGAGAGTTTCCAACGTGGGCGCAATAAGGCTGTATAGGAACTTCGGCTTCAGAGCCGTATCCATGCGTCGCGGTTACTACGTTGACAATAGGGAAGACGCTTTTGTAATGTTGCGAGACAAAACTGTGCCGGTTGATGAAGTGTAA
- the ugpC gene encoding sn-glycerol-3-phosphate ABC transporter ATP-binding protein UgpC: protein MAEVVLKGVTKSFAGGVVAVDDVSLNVRDKELLVLVGPSGCGKTTVLRIVAGLEQPSQGEVYVGDTLVNDVAPKDRDIAMVFQNYALYPHMTVYDNMSFGLRLRKFAKAEIDRRVQEAAEILEIASLLSRKPKELSGGQRQRVAVGRAIVRHPKVFLFDEPLSNLDARLRVQMRAEIVKLHAKLGVTMIYVTHDQTEAMTMGQRIAVMNKGVVRQIDEPLEVYRNPADRFVAGFIGTPSMNIVEGTIEEVDGKLFFRSPYMSVGLPPEFGSIMQACPHCEISLGARPEDIVTERPTDTKFLELAQGTVDLVEVLGNEAVVHVGVGKTPIVYKATGREIPVRLASVRLFVPASRAHVFDSRSEAKIALPRG from the coding sequence ATGGCAGAAGTAGTCCTCAAAGGTGTGACGAAATCATTTGCAGGTGGAGTCGTGGCCGTTGACGACGTGAGTCTCAACGTGAGGGACAAGGAGCTCTTGGTCCTGGTCGGTCCCTCCGGTTGCGGAAAGACGACCGTCCTGCGAATTGTGGCGGGGTTGGAGCAGCCCAGCCAGGGAGAGGTCTACGTCGGCGACACGTTGGTCAACGACGTGGCCCCCAAGGACCGCGACATCGCCATGGTTTTTCAGAACTACGCTCTCTATCCTCACATGACCGTGTATGACAACATGTCTTTCGGCCTGAGACTCAGGAAGTTCGCAAAGGCAGAGATAGACCGAAGAGTCCAGGAGGCCGCAGAGATTCTCGAAATCGCCTCCCTGCTCTCGAGAAAGCCGAAAGAGCTTTCCGGCGGACAGAGGCAAAGAGTCGCCGTCGGCAGAGCCATAGTGAGGCATCCCAAGGTATTCCTTTTTGACGAGCCTCTCTCCAACCTCGACGCAAGACTTAGAGTCCAGATGCGCGCGGAAATCGTGAAACTCCATGCCAAGCTGGGCGTCACGATGATCTACGTCACGCACGACCAGACAGAGGCCATGACCATGGGGCAAAGGATAGCCGTGATGAACAAGGGAGTCGTGAGGCAGATTGACGAACCCCTCGAGGTCTACCGCAATCCGGCGGACAGGTTTGTGGCAGGTTTCATCGGCACTCCCTCGATGAACATCGTAGAGGGAACGATTGAAGAGGTCGACGGTAAGCTGTTCTTCAGGTCTCCCTACATGTCTGTCGGGCTTCCTCCCGAGTTCGGCTCCATCATGCAGGCGTGTCCACATTGCGAGATAAGCCTCGGCGCGAGGCCCGAAGACATCGTCACGGAGCGGCCCACAGACACGAAGTTTCTGGAGTTGGCTCAGGGGACCGTGGATCTTGTTGAGGTTCTCGGAAATGAGGCGGTGGTGCATGTTGGCGTGGGCAAAACCCCCATCGTTTATAAAGCAACGGGCAGAGAGATTCCGGTGCGACTTGCATCCGTGAGGCTTTTTGTGCCGGCTTCGAGGGCACACGTCTTTGATTCTAGAAGCGAAGCAAAAATCGCACTTCCTCGAGGATGA